From the Onychostoma macrolepis isolate SWU-2019 chromosome 13, ASM1243209v1, whole genome shotgun sequence genome, the window ACGTGACAAAGTTTATCCCACATGCAATATCAGCAGCTCCTCTGCAAGGGCAAGCAGATGGATGTCCTAGACCTAGAGCAAGGCCTTGAGCATAACTATTCACTTCAACTAAGTTTTGACTTGTGTCTGCAAGACTTGTGCATATATCTTTTTGTTACAGTCAAAATATAACTGAGCATCAACATCTTGTTTCAACGTTGCAATACATTGGATGGTAACAACTGCATTTATAATATGTTGATATGTACTTACatactgttttaattaaatttttataaaataatgaataatacaagaaaataataggaaattctgagaaaaacatTAGTCATGCAATATCAACagttaaaaatgacaaagattAACTTTAAGTGCTTGGTAAAAGGTCTTGCATTATATGCACATCTGCCCATTCACATTCACAGGATCATCATGGGAGACCTTGAATTGGAAAGAATGTTCTGTACCTCCCAAGCTCAACTTATCAGTACTCAAGGTCTATAATAATGAAGTCTTGCAATCTGCCAAGAGCTTGTATTTTAAGCAAGTCTTGAGTTAATCATTACTATTAGGAGGTTTTTCAAAAGGATGATGTCTTACAActtaatatatacaaaatatgtagtgggtataaataaattatgtggAATGTTCACAGCAATCGCTCAAAGCAACATTGAGTGCTTTCTCACATAATGAACCCCCATTAAAGATTATGCCATTTTAGCTTGTATATCCTTATTTAATTTACGAATCTATGCAAAAAAAGACATTTCTAGTTTGCTTTATGATACAGTATATGCACCATGTgcatataatgtataataaagcACACTAGAAATATTTACAGTGCTAAGAATGGTTGTAATGGTCTTTTGCTCTTCAGATGATCTGCAAAATCATCTTGCACATTTTATATTGCCCTGTTTGACTATATGAGTTATGTACAAGTGGTATTGATTTTGAAAAAGGATGAGAGTTGACAATGTATTATTGTCAGTGTTTTGGCTCCCTCTATAGGTAAAACACATTTCCATGGAGCAAATAAATTGTAGCGGAAGATTACAGGTTAATCGGCTTTATTGACTACAAGGGTGCAATCATGCAAGGACTataatatttctctctctctcaagttcaagttcaagttgctttattggcatgacatttgtgtgcagtattgccaaagcatgTAAATACAGAATCAAATACAGAATATAATTACATCATCAAAGTAAAAAAGAAGACAATAAATGAGTAATAAATGAGAGAAAATAAGTagataaatgcaattaaataaaaataactctctctctctctctctctctctctctatatatatatataattttatactgATCACCTACTGCCTTCTTATATGGGCTAATAGAAATACAAACTAATACAAACAAATTTCCCAATATCATGCAGAAGAACAAGAAAGAGCAAGAAATGCACACtaaactctctctttctctctctctctctctcaaagtcaaagacttttttattttgtgaatgaactattattattaaaattctattcaaactatttaaatataaaatagacaCAATTTAGAATGTCTCATTATGTATGTTATATAGATAGttctaaatataatgttttattaaaatcgTTTTGtcttgtacaatttaaagtCTCTCCAAAAGGTGACAAAATAAGGGCaatttaaaatcacagtcataATGTATATTAGTATCCAAATTTTCTTCTTTCTGTGATTTTCTGAAACATCACAATCTATTTGGTTTGCCATTCAATTTAGTGGTTCTTTGAAGGAattaagaaaatactttttggacGTCTTTTGGAAATTGACATAATGAACGCATGAATGAAGGCGTTACGAGTTTGTTTATCTGGCAGAGAGACCCACGCGCGCTTACAAGCAAATAGAAAGCGAATCTTTTTTATCTGTGCGTCGtaattttattatgcatttCCTTATGTATCATTTACCGCATTACAATCGTCATACCGTTTTTCTCAGTTTTCAGAATTAACCCCGAGATTTCAATACGTTAATGCAATGTATTGGCCAGTAGTTTCAATGGTGACATGCCGTTGGCCGTCGATGACCACTCCCACCTTTTAGTTACCGCTCATTTTGATTGGTCTTTGGATACACCCACTACCGCGTTTAAGCCCGATAGCACCTCCTTCCCTCCGACATTCCGCGAGATGTAATTGGATGCCATTGGTCTTAATTAGCATACGCGATCGGATTGGTCAGAACGAGCGTCCGTCATTAGGCATCTGTACTCACAGCAGTTCACATAGAGCGTGCTGGTGTGTCATCGTGGTGCAGAGAGGCAGAGATACGCGGTGAGTAATGCCGGCCTTGTTGCTTGATGTCAGGACTGCTATAGAGAGGATGAAGGCGGACGCGGATTCCCTCTGACCGTGGCATCCTACATGCATTAACTAAAGTCTGCCCATTGTCAACATGGCAGAGCAATGGACCGCAGTGCCCACTTCTAATATGGCGGCGCTGAACCGGGCTAGATCATTGACTGTTATATTCTTAATTGTCAGCAGTTGTCTGATCAGTAGCATTGATGGCATAGACGCGCCAGAAGAGACTGTCATCATTGGCCTCCGGCTCGAGGACACGGACGAGGTGTCGTTTATGGACAGAGGCTTTTTGCGCGTCAGCGAGCGCTCTCATGTCAGGTTAAGGGTCTATGGGCAAAACATCAACAACGAGACGTGGTCCAAACTCGCCTTTACGGAACACAAAATCGGCAGCGCACCTGCGGAGAGCCAGAGCCCCGGGGACGCACCTGCCTCGCATCCCTGCGGCATCCGATCCTCCGATATCATCATCCTTCCCAACGTGGAGGTAAACAGAAAGACATCTGGGATTATTGAAATAGAGGTGAAACCTCTGCGAAAAACTGAGAAGAGCAAAGTATATTACCTGTGCATCGCCACAACCACACCTGGCGCGCAGGACTCGTGGTCCGAGAGCACCTGGATCTATCACGAGGGGCATGACACTAAAGTGATCGTGGTGGAGGAGAAGAAGTTCCTGCTGCCTTTCTGGCTGCAGGTGATTTTTATTGCCATGTTGTTGTGTTTGTCCGGCATGTTCAGCGGGCTGAATCTGGGACTGATGGCGCTGGATCCCATGGAGCTCCGGATTGTCCAAAACTGCGGGACTGAGAAGGAGAAGAATTACGCGAAGAAGATCGAGCCAGTCCGAAGCCAAGGAAACTACCTTCTGTGCTCTTTGCTGCTGGGAAATGTCTTGGTCAATACCACTTTGACTATCCTGCTCGATGACATCGCAGGATCAGGGCTGATCGCTGTAGTGGTGTCCACTATAGGGATCGTGATTTTTGGCGAAATCGTGCCACAAGCCATCTGCTCCAGGCATGGGCTCGCCGTGGGCGCAAACACTATACTCCTGACTAAATTCTTTATGATCCTCACTTTCCCTGCATCGTATCCCGTCAGTAAACTCCTGGACCACGTGTTGGGGCAGGAGATCGGCACTGTGTACAACAGGGAGAAGCTTCTGGAGATGCTCAGGGTGACAGATCCGTATAATGACCTGGTGAAAGAGGAGCTCAACATCATCCAGGGCGCTCTGGAGCTCAGGACTAAAACTGTGGAGGATGTCATGACGCCTTTGCGAGACTGCTTCATGATTGCCGCCGATGCCATCCTGGACTTCAACACCATGTCTGAGATCATGGAGAGCGGCTACACGCGAATACCTGTGTATGAGGGCGAGAGATGTCATATTGTGGACTTGCTGTTTGTCAAGGACCTGGCCTTTGTGGATCCAGATGACTGCACGCCGTTGAAAACCATCACCAAGTTCTACAGCCACCCTCTGCATTTTGTCTTCAATGATACAAAGCTGGATGCCATGCTCGAGGAGTTTAAAAAAGGTAAGTcagtgcattgtttttttttttttttttttttgagctacACCTTCAGTTGTTGAGGAATTCagctatataataaaacaagtATGCTTGaggactttaaaaaaaacataaagctAACGTTATATACAGTTTCATTGTTGAAGAATTCACCTATAAGAGGTGGGggttttaaaagtattaaagttATAGATAatgctattgtttttttttaaatataattcaggtatattataataaaactatGTCCTCTTTATCATGACTACTTTCAGTAACCACTAAAGTTAGATTAAAAGTTAAGAGAGTCGCTAGCAAACAGAAGTCACGTTCGCCTGATgaggtaaccatagcaacagtacGCTGCTCCAACTGGCGGTACGTCGAGTGAAACATCGGAAAACGTATCCCAGCGTTACTATTTATCGCTTTGTTACCACtgttatttgttatatatttacatatcatCACTACAtcacaaaaagtgttttattttaaagaaagtcTTAAAGAAATTGGACAAACTGTGTTGCAGGGCGACAGTTTGGTTGCACGTGAATTAGTAAGTAAagcatttcaaaataatttatgtattatttataaatgttagttaatatttagctaattaatgtttttataaagcCTTGAAGAGAAAATTTTCCCCCATGCTGGGCTTTGGGGGTCCTTGGGTCAGTAAAGATTTTAAGCATTGCTCTAAAGTAACATACAAAACAGACTCCATTAAtattctgttaatattattattggatgtaatataaaatgttgTGATGGTACCTGTTGATGATCTGTTCTCTCTGAGGTGTGGGGTTCAATGAAGACAGTTCAAGAAGAGTGAATTAAACTTCACCGTCAGTGATGCAAACGGGTCTCTGGCTCAGATAACACAGAGTTCAGGAAAAGGCCATATCCACTGCTAACCTAGACTTACATATAACCcaggtttttattttacaacatCACATCCCATAAAGCTGTGTTTTATGATTGCTGTTTTGGGAATCATTCCTTCAACAGGCACTGAGTAATCATTCTGGCTTGTAATTGTCACTCGGTGCCCTGAGCAATCAGAACATGATGTCTGATTCTGAACCAGTGAATTATTTTATGACAGAAATACCAAACAGCAATATGAGTGGGTTAAGTTATGCCATTTCGTTTTGTAAGAATGCAGCTGTAACATATGTATTTAAATGGGTAAATGATATAGTTGTTTCAAAGTAGAAGCCAGTTTGGGTTGAAGTATTCTGCGTTCGATGGTAATTTACAAACACGCTGTCACCCAGTTGTGGACGCAGACCATAGTAGGACCATGGCCCAACATTCCACAAATTGTGGCTGAACAGGAAATGGTCTTAACCAGATTTGGGCAACAATTGAGGTATGTGTAGTACAGTGTCGAGCTTGAGTCCATCAACAAAGCCTGTCTTAGAAGCCCCCACATCTCCTGTGTAAAGGACTCCATATCACCCACATAAGCCTTTCTCTCCCTGTCTTTGTTGTGACTCGGCATAGCTTTCAAACTGTGTTTACTCAACACAAAAGTAGTGATATGCTGTTATGGTGAAAGCATGCTGTCACCTGATGTGTCAAAGGGCAAGTGACCATTAAGCTGCTGGTCTCCGATGGGTCTATATCTGTATGTTATCTATGTCCTCCTTATTCGAGGTTCCTCTTGGATATTATGCATCTGTACTGTTtgttaaactattttaatttcCAGGTTATTTATTTCTGgctgttttaatgttttgtactccgctgtttatttttatgtttattttattatctttattgcTCGAGTTCAGGTTGTTGTTTGTTATGTAAGCAGCTTTGATTGTGGCTTCTTACTCTTGGCTTTTCTAGTTTTATAAAATGACTCTTCACAGGAATGAGAGGTATTTGCATTCAAAATGTTGTGGAGTTGGAATGCTTAATCCTGTAAGCAGGGTTAGGAATTCACAGGGTTAATTGATGTTTATGTTGACAAAACAAAGCGCATTTGGCAGACTTAAACATAAATCGTGTCATAAATAAGATGAAGCCACTTGTTTCCAGTAAAAACTCTTATAAGAATTATGCGTTGTTGTTACAGTTACAGCTGAGCAGCAAACTGATACGGGAAAAAGGAGGAAAAGgtctaaattataaatatatttatacatttgttatgtattatattacgaatattgttttataaagtatattacattatgaataatatacACTGCTGCTCAAAAGTTAGAGGTTACTAagatctctttttttctctctttttttttaaagaaattactactgttattcagtaaggatgcattaaagtgatcaaaagtgactgtgaaccaaaaagaaaaacaccaaGTTAacataatgatttctgaaagataaCATGACAGTGAATACTTGACTGGAGTaagcaaaattaataaaaaattcattttaat encodes:
- the cnnm2a gene encoding metal transporter CNNM2a isoform X2, with translation MAEQWTAVPTSNMAALNRARSLTVIFLIVSSCLISSIDGIDAPEETVIIGLRLEDTDEVSFMDRGFLRVSERSHVRLRVYGQNINNETWSKLAFTEHKIGSAPAESQSPGDAPASHPCGIRSSDIIILPNVEVNRKTSGIIEIEVKPLRKTEKSKVYYLCIATTTPGAQDSWSESTWIYHEGHDTKVIVVEEKKFLLPFWLQVIFIAMLLCLSGMFSGLNLGLMALDPMELRIVQNCGTEKEKNYAKKIEPVRSQGNYLLCSLLLGNVLVNTTLTILLDDIAGSGLIAVVVSTIGIVIFGEIVPQAICSRHGLAVGANTILLTKFFMILTFPASYPVSKLLDHVLGQEIGTVYNREKLLEMLRVTDPYNDLVKEELNIIQGALELRTKTVEDVMTPLRDCFMIAADAILDFNTMSEIMESGYTRIPVYEGERCHIVDLLFVKDLAFVDPDDCTPLKTITKFYSHPLHFVFNDTKLDAMLEEFKKGKSHLAIVQRVNNEGEGDPFYEVLGIVTLEDVIEEIIKSEILDETDLYTDNKTKKRIAHRERKQDFSAFKPTDNELSVKISPQLLLAALRFLATEVESFSTAQMSEKILLRLLKHPNVIQELKYDDKNKKMSEHYLFHRNKPVDYFILILQGKVEVEAGKEGMKFEAGAFSYYGVLALTSSPENKSPPRPFGLNHSDSLNRSDRMEAVTPTLGSSNNQLNSFLQVYVPDYSVRAASDLLYIKVTRQQYQNALMASRMDKTPQSTDSEFTKIELTFTEHQDGPLDESATLLTTNAHRPNHTSHSDGAI
- the cnnm2a gene encoding metal transporter CNNM2a isoform X1; amino-acid sequence: MAEQWTAVPTSNMAALNRARSLTVIFLIVSSCLISSIDGIDAPEETVIIGLRLEDTDEVSFMDRGFLRVSERSHVRLRVYGQNINNETWSKLAFTEHKIGSAPAESQSPGDAPASHPCGIRSSDIIILPNVEVNRKTSGIIEIEVKPLRKTEKSKVYYLCIATTTPGAQDSWSESTWIYHEGHDTKVIVVEEKKFLLPFWLQVIFIAMLLCLSGMFSGLNLGLMALDPMELRIVQNCGTEKEKNYAKKIEPVRSQGNYLLCSLLLGNVLVNTTLTILLDDIAGSGLIAVVVSTIGIVIFGEIVPQAICSRHGLAVGANTILLTKFFMILTFPASYPVSKLLDHVLGQEIGTVYNREKLLEMLRVTDPYNDLVKEELNIIQGALELRTKTVEDVMTPLRDCFMIAADAILDFNTMSEIMESGYTRIPVYEGERCHIVDLLFVKDLAFVDPDDCTPLKTITKFYSHPLHFVFNDTKLDAMLEEFKKGKSHLAIVQRVNNEGEGDPFYEVLGIVTLEDVIEEIIKSEILDETDLYTDNKTKKRIAHRERKQDFSAFKPTDNELSVKISPQLLLAALRFLATEVESFSTAQMSEKILLRLLKHPNVIQELKYDDKNKKMSEHYLFHRNKPVDYFILILQGKVEVEAGKEGMKFEAGAFSYYGVLALTSSPVPLSLSRTFVVSRAESLAGSPENKSPPRPFGLNHSDSLNRSDRMEAVTPTLGSSNNQLNSFLQVYVPDYSVRAASDLLYIKVTRQQYQNALMASRMDKTPQSTDSEFTKIELTFTEHQDGPLDESATLLTTNAHRPNHTSHSDGAI